In Mycobacterium sp. Aquia_213, the sequence CCCGGGCCGCCGCGACACATCGCGAAATCGTATGTGACCAAGACGTTTCTGGCGGTATTGTTGCCGCCCTGGGATCTCCCCTTGGGTATCGCCCGGAACACGATTGGACCTTGGTTTGGTCCGCCGTTCGGACCTGGGTCCGTGAAGAAGTTCCAGTTCCAGTACTGAATAGAATTCGCTGCGATGGTCCAATTGCCGTCTACTTGCCAACGTACGGGCATATCGGTCCCCCAGTCTCTTTGTTGTGCGCCGTCGTTGGCGCCTGCTGGAAAAGTAGTACTGACTCAATGCGATAAGCGTGAGTAGTTCACTACCTGAATCGGCGTTCTACGGGCGCAGCGTCAGCGTTCGATCACTGTCAACGAGCCATGGTTCAGATCGCTGGTGACGTAGGCGAAGTGCGTAGTCGGGTCGACGGCGATGGCGAGCGGATTGTTACCGACGGCAAGGATTCCGGTGACGATGCGCCTCGTGGTGTCGACCACCGATACGGACGCGCCGCTGTAGTTGGCCACGTAGGCGGTGTTCGTCGGCGGGTCCACTGCGACACCTGCGGGGCGTTGCCCTACGGGCACACTAGCGGTGACGCCGAGGCTGATCGTGTCGACGAACGACACCGATGCATCATCGCCGCTGGCGATATAGGCGGTGTGCGATGCGGAATCGATGGCGATACCGGCCGGGTGGACGCGAAGCGCGACAGAACCGATGACGGTTCGGTTCGTGGTATCGATAACCGTCACCGTCGGATCAGCAGTGGTGACAAACAAGCGGTGAGCGGTCCGATCGATGGCCACGCGGCTGGGACCTTTTCCGGTCGGCACCGTCCCCGTCACGGTATGCGTCGTCGTGTCGATGACCGACACCGATGCGTTATCACCGTTGGTGGCATAGGCGATGCGGGCATCCGGGTCGACCGCTATTCCGCCCGGATGGCTACCGACACCAATTCTGGCGATGACCGTGCCGTTGGCGGTGTCGATGACCGAAACCGACGAGTCATCGAAGTTGGTGACGTAGACGGTCCGGGTCGACGGATCCACGGCAACACCCACCGGGTGGAGTCCCACAGCGACGGTGGCTGTGACCTTGCGACTGGCGGTATCGACCAGCGACACGGAGTTGGAACCGGTGTTCGCGACATAGACGGTGTGTGTTTCGGCGTCGACCGCGACGCCGAAGGCGCCATTGCCGACCCGTACCGAGGTGGCGATCGTAGGAGGACCACTCGGCACTGCCGTGACCCCCGCACTAGGCGTGGCTCCCCCGCTGGGTGCCGATGGCGGCGGTGCGGCCGGCGCAGATCCCGTCGTCTGCGTAGATCCAGTCGTGGATGTGTGTGTCCGCAGAAGGTAAAGGCTCGCGCCCCCCAACACCACCACCACCGCGATCACTGCGCCGGCG encodes:
- a CDS encoding serine/threonine-protein kinase, which produces MEGTPFGPYRLINLLGRGGMGEVWRAYDTVTDRIVALKVLAAHFAADRTFQQRFRREAHSAARLNNPHVVPIHTYGEIDGRLFVDMRLIDGRDLATVLASGAMAPSRAVHIVEQVAHAVYAAHKIGLVHRDIKPSNILLDENDFAYLIDFGIARVLGETGLTGTDAVVGTLRYMAPERFRVGQADARSDIYALACVLYECLTGGAPFPGDSIEQQLAGHLSEPPPRPSDCGAPPAFDAVIATGMAKDPAQRYATPVDMARAARDAITVPLHRPDPSVESHPASATAPTQVDSFPSEPTQQAHTPLHPDPPQKTAGNRNRANRSRIVAGAVIAVVVVLGGASLYLLRTHTSTTGSTQTTGSAPAAPPPSAPSGGATPSAGVTAVPSGPPTIATSVRVGNGAFGVAVDAETHTVYVANTGSNSVSLVDTASRKVTATVAVGLHPVGVAVDPSTRTVYVTNFDDSSVSVIDTANGTVIARIGVGSHPGGIAVDPDARIAYATNGDNASVSVIDTTTHTVTGTVPTGKGPSRVAIDRTAHRLFVTTADPTVTVIDTTNRTVIGSVALRVHPAGIAIDSASHTAYIASGDDASVSFVDTISLGVTASVPVGQRPAGVAVDPPTNTAYVANYSGASVSVVDTTRRIVTGILAVGNNPLAIAVDPTTHFAYVTSDLNHGSLTVIER